The sequence below is a genomic window from Microbacterium sp. cx-55.
TGGGTGTACCAATGGGTCGGCGTCGTGTTCTGGGCGATCATCATCGTGGCGCTGCTCCGCCTCTCGCGGAGCGTGCGCGGTCCCGTGAACGACGACGGACGCCTCTACCGCGACCTGCTGCGCCGGGGCGGCGGCACGCTCGGCTTCCTCGGAACCTGGCGGGGCACGAGCTACTGGTACAGCCCGGATCGGTCATCCGCCGTCGCGTTCCGGCTCGTCGGTGATGTCGCCCTCGCGCTCGGCGACCCGCTGACGCCTCCCGGCGGCGAGGACCGCGCCATCCGCGGATTCATCGATCACTGCACGGATGCGGGCTGGGTTCCGGTGTTCTACAGCATCCACGATGCGCAACTTCCCGTGTTCGACCGGATCGGTTGGCAGTACGTCTCGGTGGGGGAGGAGACCGTCATGGTGGTCTCCGAAGTCACCCTGACCGGCAAGCAGTGGCAGAAGGTACGTCAGCCGATGACCCGGGCGGAGCGCGAGGGCATCACGGCGGTGTGGACCCGTTGGGCCGACCTCACCGCCTCCCAGCGCGCGCAGGTGCGCGAGATCGACGAGCAGTGGGTGGCCGACAAGGCCCTGCCGGAGATGGGATTCACCCTCGGTTCGCTCGATGAGGTGACCGACCCGGACGTGGCGCTGCTGTTGGCCGTGGATGCGGAGGAACGCGTGCAGGTCGTCACGAGCTGGATGCCGTCGTGGCGCGATGGCGCGCTGACCGGATGGACGCTCGACTTCATGCGACGCCGCGCGGACGGACCCAACGGCCTCATGGAGTTCGTCATCGCACGCGCGGCCCAGCGCGCCGCGGCGGACGGCATCGAGGAGGTGAGCCTGTCGGGTGCCCCCATGGCCGTGAAGCCCGACGCCGAGGTCTCCGGCGACCCGACGACGCTCCGCGGGGTCTTGAGCTGGCTGGCGGAAACGCTCGAACCCGCCTACGGCTTCGCCTCGCTGTTCCGGTTCAAGCGGAAGTTCCACCCGCACTACCGCACGATCTGGCTCGCCTACGGGGATCCGGTCGACCTGCCGAAGATCGGCATCGCCATCGGGCGCGCTTATCTTCCCGACGCGACGCCGGCCGACGTGCTGACGCTGCTCCGTTCCGCCCGAGGAGGCGACCGATGACCCGGTGGATGCTGAGCCTCGAGCTGATCGACAGCCCGCTCGTGTGGGTGTTCGCCGCCCTCACCGTCGTCGTCGCGCTCGTCATCGTCGCGGCGCGTCCGCGGCGCGTGCGCCGGCTCCTCATCACGTTCGCGGCGGCGACGGTCGCCGCCTACGCCGCAGCCCATGTGCTGGCGGGGTGGGGGATCTTCGACGGCGCGCTGCCCGTGCATGCCGCCCTGTGGGCGGCGGCGGGCACCGGATTCATCGTGATCGGGTTCTTCGCGCTCTTCCTCCGGCCCTGGTGGCGCCGTGCGCTCGGCATCCTCCTGGTGATTCTGGCCGCCACCACGGCCGGTCTCGGCGTCAACGCGTCGTACGGGCTCACCCACAATCTGGCCGCCATCCTCGGAGTGCAAGCCCTCGACAGCGCCCCGCTGCCGAATGCGGGCGCCGCGTCGACGGACCCATCGACGCTGTACGAGACGTGGACACCGCCGGCCGGAATGCCCGCGCAGGGCCGGGTGAGCGCACTGTCCGGCGACCAGCGGATCCCATCCACCGGCTTCTCGGCACGGGATGCGGCCGTGTATCTTCCGCCCGCGGCGCTCGTGGCCGACCCGCCCCAGCTGCCGCTGATCGTCTTCATGATGGGCCAACCCGGCTCTCCCGACCCGACGGCGCTCGCCGCGGCCCTCGACGCCTTTGCGGCCGCGCACAACGGTCTCGCCCCCATCGCGATCGTGGCCGACCAGCTCGGCTCCGTGAACGCCGACCCGGCGTGCGCCGACTCCAAGACCTACGGAACCGTGTCGACCTACATCAACCAGGATGTGCTCGACTACGCGACCCGGACGCTGAACATCGTGGACGACCCGGCGTACCGGGTCATCGGCGGCTACTCCAACGGTGGGTCCTGCGCTTTCACGTACGGGGCGCAGCATCCGGAACTGTGGGGAAACGTCATGGACATCTCGGGGAACGAGTACCCCGGATCCGAACACATCGACCAGACCATCGCCGACGCGTTCGGCGGCGACAGCGCGGCGTTCACGGCGGCGAAGCCGGCGGCGCAGCTCGCCGCGCACCCCGGTGCGTACGACGGTCACGTGGCGGTCTTCACCCACGGCGACCAGGACGCCACCTTCGGCCCGGGGCAGGTGAGCAACGCGGCGCTGGCGCAGCAAGCGGGATTCACGGTCTACGCCGAGACCATCGCCGGGGAGGGGCACGTCGGTGCGGCGCTCTCCAAGGGGCTCACCTCGGCGATCGAGGCGCTCGGCCCCCGGCTCGGACTCGCCGCCCCGACCGGCTGAGACGGAAACGACGATGCCCCGGAGGCCGCAGCATCCGGGGCATCGTCATTCCGCGGTGATCAGAGGGTCAGCGCCTTCGCGAGCAGGGCCGCCTGCTCGATCTGGTGGACCTTCGCCGACCCGGCCGCCGGGGATGCGGATGCAGCACGCGAGAGCACGCGCATCGAGGGGCGGTGGAGGTGCGGCACGACCTCGAGCGCGATGAAGGGCCATGCGCCCTGGTTCTCGGGCTCTTCCTGGACCCACACCAGTTCGGCGTTCGGGTAGCTGTCGATGATCGCGTTCAACTCCTCGATCGGAGCGGGGTAATACTGCTCCACCCGAACGAGCGCGATCTCCGGCTTCGGGTTCTTCTCGAGGTCGGCGCGGAGGTCCCAGTGCACCTTGCCCGCGTGCAGCAGAACCCGCGTGACCGCGTTCTTGTCGAGTCCGCGATTGTCATCGAGCACCGGTTCGAAGCGGCCCTGCGTGAAGTCCTCGACTGGGCTCGTCGCGTCCCGCAGCCGCAGCATCGCCTTGGGTGTGAAGACGACGAGGGGCTTCCGGGGCTTCGAATACGCCTGCCGACGCAGCAGGTGGAAGTACGACGCGGGCGTCGACGGACGCGCGACGACCATGTTGTCTTGCGCGCACATCTGCAGGAAGCGCTCGATGCGCGCGGACGAGTGGTCGGGACCGGCGCCCTCGTAGCCGTGCGGCAGGAGGAGCACGACCGACGACTGCTGGCCCCACTTCTGATCGGCCGACGTCAGGTAGGTGTCGATCACGGTCTGCGCGCCGTTGGCGAAGTCACCGAACTGGGCCTCCCACAGCACGAGCGCGTCGGGCCGTTCGACCGAGTAGCCGTACTCGAAGCCGACGGCCGCATACTCGCTCAGCAGCGAGTCGTATACGAAGAACCGGCCCTGGTTGTCCGCGATGTTCACGAGCGGCAGCCACTCCTGGCCGTTGGCGCGGTCGTGCAGCACGGCGTGACGCT
It includes:
- a CDS encoding alpha/beta hydrolase-fold protein produces the protein MTRWMLSLELIDSPLVWVFAALTVVVALVIVAARPRRVRRLLITFAAATVAAYAAAHVLAGWGIFDGALPVHAALWAAAGTGFIVIGFFALFLRPWWRRALGILLVILAATTAGLGVNASYGLTHNLAAILGVQALDSAPLPNAGAASTDPSTLYETWTPPAGMPAQGRVSALSGDQRIPSTGFSARDAAVYLPPAALVADPPQLPLIVFMMGQPGSPDPTALAAALDAFAAAHNGLAPIAIVADQLGSVNADPACADSKTYGTVSTYINQDVLDYATRTLNIVDDPAYRVIGGYSNGGSCAFTYGAQHPELWGNVMDISGNEYPGSEHIDQTIADAFGGDSAAFTAAKPAAQLAAHPGAYDGHVAVFTHGDQDATFGPGQVSNAALAQQAGFTVYAETIAGEGHVGAALSKGLTSAIEALGPRLGLAAPTG